The Bradyrhizobium sp. WBAH42 genome includes a window with the following:
- a CDS encoding DUF411 domain-containing protein, which produces MKQRAYLMTRRSLVGLMAAAALARPAAAAPDAATLTVHRDPSCGCCAGWVQHLRDAGFTVEVEETPDLDPIRARLGIPSNLVACHTAEVAGYVVEGHVPAAAVRRLLSERPNAKGLAVPGMPVGSPGMEGGTPQRYEVVLFGADGQKPFMRFIGAQAID; this is translated from the coding sequence ATGAAGCAACGTGCATATTTGATGACCCGCCGGTCGCTTGTCGGGCTGATGGCCGCGGCCGCTCTTGCAAGGCCCGCCGCGGCGGCGCCCGACGCAGCCACACTCACGGTGCACCGTGATCCGAGCTGCGGCTGCTGCGCCGGCTGGGTGCAGCATCTGCGGGATGCAGGATTTACCGTCGAGGTGGAGGAGACCCCCGACCTCGACCCGATCCGGGCGCGTCTCGGCATCCCTTCGAACCTGGTCGCCTGTCATACGGCAGAGGTCGCCGGTTATGTCGTCGAGGGGCACGTGCCGGCTGCGGCCGTGCGGCGCCTTCTCTCCGAGCGTCCCAACGCGAAGGGACTCGCCGTGCCGGGCATGCCGGTCGGATCGCCCGGGATGGAAGGCGGCACGCCGCAGCGTTACGAGGTCGTGCTGTTCGGTGCCGATGGCCAAAAGCCGTTCATGCGCTTCATCGGCGCGCAGGCGATTGATTGA